A region of Nitrosomonas stercoris DNA encodes the following proteins:
- a CDS encoding IS5 family transposase ISStma16, with translation MKNTDTADQKGYDAGKKVSGIKRHIAVDTLGLPHAIAVTTAEVTDRNGALQALKRCRSSLGQVQGLLCDGGYTGAPFAESVQEILGKPVTVQIAKRSKLHTFKVMPRRWIVERSFAWLEKCRRLWKNCERKLDTSLQLIHLAFLALLLRRS, from the coding sequence GTGAAGAATACAGACACGGCTGACCAGAAAGGCTATGACGCCGGCAAGAAGGTGTCGGGCATCAAGCGCCATATCGCTGTTGATACCTTGGGGTTGCCGCACGCCATTGCAGTGACGACAGCGGAAGTGACTGACCGTAACGGTGCATTGCAGGCCTTGAAGCGTTGCAGATCGAGTTTGGGGCAAGTACAAGGTTTGCTGTGTGACGGTGGCTATACTGGAGCACCATTTGCCGAAAGTGTGCAAGAAATTCTGGGCAAACCTGTCACCGTGCAGATCGCCAAACGCAGCAAACTGCATACCTTCAAGGTTATGCCCAGGCGATGGATAGTGGAACGTAGTTTCGCCTGGCTGGAAAAGTGCCGAAGATTATGGAAAAACTGCGAACGTAAACTTGATACCAGCTTGCAGCTCATTCATCTGGCCTTCCTGGCACTATTACTCAGAAGATCGTAA
- a CDS encoding HTH-type transcriptional regulator DmlR: protein MSKFIEMEVFVTVVQAGSFVKAAEVLNVSKATISRQVAQLETRLGVRLLHRTTRQLSLTPEGEVFLLRCRELLDGVAEAEAEIFSSSSEASGLLRINVPVSFGLLHLAPLWSEFMLRYPKVTLDITLADRLVDLVEEGFDMAIRIAHLPDSSLVSRRLTSTRLVLCASPVYLQQRGMPNHPSELVEHHILTYSLFSMGEQWTFVGKDGPVSVRVTPRMRTNSGDTCRAAALQHQGIVLQPTFLVGPDLAAGTLVEVMPDWHSMTLAIHAIYPSRKFISPKVRLMIEFLADTFSTPTWPE from the coding sequence ATGAGTAAATTTATTGAGATGGAAGTGTTTGTAACAGTGGTTCAGGCAGGTAGCTTCGTCAAGGCAGCGGAGGTATTGAATGTCTCCAAGGCTACCATATCGCGCCAGGTAGCTCAGTTAGAAACACGTTTGGGAGTGCGTTTGTTGCATCGCACCACTCGCCAACTCTCGTTGACACCGGAAGGGGAAGTGTTTCTCTTGCGTTGCCGTGAATTGTTGGATGGTGTGGCTGAGGCCGAAGCAGAGATTTTTTCTAGTAGCAGTGAGGCCAGCGGGTTGCTGCGAATTAATGTGCCGGTTTCCTTTGGATTGTTGCACTTGGCTCCCTTGTGGTCCGAATTTATGTTGCGTTATCCCAAAGTGACTTTGGATATAACGCTGGCGGATCGCCTGGTGGATTTGGTAGAAGAAGGTTTTGATATGGCCATACGCATTGCTCATCTGCCTGATTCGTCATTAGTCAGCCGACGATTGACATCAACTCGTTTGGTATTGTGCGCTTCCCCAGTTTATTTACAGCAACGAGGTATGCCCAATCATCCCTCCGAGTTGGTGGAACATCACATATTGACCTACAGCCTGTTTTCCATGGGTGAGCAATGGACGTTTGTTGGGAAAGATGGCCCGGTTTCAGTTCGCGTAACACCACGCATGCGTACGAATAGTGGTGATACTTGTCGCGCAGCCGCCTTACAACATCAGGGCATTGTGTTACAACCCACTTTTCTGGTCGGCCCGGATTTGGCGGCAGGTACATTAGTTGAAGTCATGCCTGATTGGCATTCAATGACGCTGGCTATTCATGCTATTTATCCATCACGCAAGTTTATCTCCCCCAAAGTACGCTTGATGATTGAGTTTTTGGCAGATACCTTCAGTACTCCAACCTGGCCAGAGTAG
- a CDS encoding disulfide-bond oxidoreductase YghU — MPIGKHPLQLYSQGTPNGIKTTILLEELLAAGYTEAEYDAWLIEISKGDQFGSGFVAINPNSKVPALVDYSGEQPQRIFESGAILMYLAEKFSAFLPAHGAARTECLAWLFWQVGSAPYLGGGFGHFYAYAPEKWEYPINRFAMEAKRQLDVLEKHLAHHEYMADHTYTIADIAIWPWYGCLALDQLYKNAGTFLSVEEYPHLQRWAKQVGNRPAVKRGRRVNSTSDSPSMLRERHAASDFDGLKID, encoded by the coding sequence TTGCCGATAGGCAAACATCCACTGCAACTGTATTCACAAGGCACGCCTAATGGTATCAAGACCACTATTTTGCTGGAAGAACTGCTGGCAGCAGGATACACAGAGGCTGAATACGATGCCTGGTTAATTGAAATCAGCAAGGGAGATCAGTTCGGCAGTGGCTTTGTGGCGATTAATCCCAATTCCAAAGTACCAGCGTTGGTGGATTACAGCGGTGAGCAACCGCAGCGCATCTTTGAATCTGGTGCCATTCTCATGTATTTAGCGGAGAAATTCTCTGCCTTTTTGCCAGCACATGGTGCAGCGCGTACTGAATGCCTGGCATGGTTATTCTGGCAAGTGGGTAGCGCGCCCTATTTAGGTGGCGGCTTTGGCCATTTTTATGCTTATGCACCGGAAAAATGGGAATATCCTATCAATCGCTTTGCCATGGAAGCCAAACGTCAGCTGGATGTGCTGGAAAAACATCTGGCCCACCACGAATATATGGCCGATCACACTTATACCATTGCTGATATTGCTATTTGGCCTTGGTACGGCTGCCTGGCGTTGGATCAGCTCTACAAAAATGCCGGCACTTTTCTCTCTGTTGAGGAATATCCGCATTTGCAACGTTGGGCCAAACAGGTTGGTAATCGCCCTGCTGTTAAGCGTGGGCGACGTGTCAACAGCACCAGCGATTCACCTTCCATGCTGCGCGAGCGACATGCGGCATCTGATTTTGACGGATTAAAGATTGATTAG
- a CDS encoding DNA-binding transcriptional regulator BolA has translation MTTTKSKIEAKLQSLQPQFLEVINESNRHNVPAGSESHFKVTIVSTAFENQSLVARHRLVNATLTHEIIRSIHALALHTFAPDEWQQRQHTAPASPPCLGGSPDEVRAGAKIN, from the coding sequence ATGACTACTACAAAAAGCAAAATTGAAGCCAAATTACAATCTTTGCAGCCTCAGTTTCTGGAAGTGATCAACGAGAGTAATCGGCACAACGTCCCTGCTGGTTCGGAATCACATTTCAAGGTTACGATTGTTTCAACTGCATTTGAAAATCAGTCACTGGTGGCGCGCCACAGATTGGTGAACGCGACTTTGACGCATGAAATCATACGCTCCATTCATGCCTTGGCATTGCATACTTTTGCACCGGATGAATGGCAACAACGTCAGCACACTGCACCTGCTTCTCCGCCTTGTTTGGGTGGATCGCCGGATGAAGTACGGGCAGGTGCCAAAATCAATTAG
- a CDS encoding protein LemA, with the protein MHKQLNVLILSGMLIVSGCGYNTLQSTDEQITSSWAEVLNQYQRRADLIPNLVNTVKGFATQEKEILLGVTEARAKVGSVQITPELLNDPQAFTRFQNAQGELSGALSRLFAVAENYPQLKSDANFRDLQAQLEGTENRIAVARNRYIQAVQEYNVTVRSFPSNLTAKLFDFQVKPNFTVENEQAIAAPPTVDFGTSATTP; encoded by the coding sequence ATGCATAAACAACTCAATGTGCTCATACTAAGCGGTATGTTGATAGTAAGTGGTTGTGGCTACAACACGCTGCAATCCACCGATGAACAAATTACCTCCAGCTGGGCCGAGGTGCTTAATCAATACCAACGACGAGCAGATTTAATTCCTAATTTGGTCAATACTGTCAAAGGATTTGCCACTCAAGAAAAGGAAATTTTGCTCGGTGTGACAGAGGCACGTGCCAAAGTAGGTAGTGTCCAAATCACCCCAGAATTGCTTAATGATCCACAAGCATTTACCCGTTTTCAGAATGCGCAAGGAGAGCTGTCTGGCGCACTATCACGCTTATTCGCTGTGGCAGAAAATTATCCACAACTTAAATCTGACGCCAACTTCCGTGATTTGCAAGCACAGCTGGAAGGCACAGAAAACCGCATCGCTGTTGCGCGTAATCGCTATATCCAGGCAGTACAAGAATATAACGTAACAGTGCGTTCGTTTCCAAGCAACTTGACAGCCAAGCTGTTTGATTTTCAGGTAAAACCAAATTTCACAGTTGAAAATGAACAGGCTATTGCTGCTCCCCCTACAGTTGATTTCGGAACCTCTGCAACAACTCCATGA
- a CDS encoding N-hydroxyarylamine O-acetyltransferase produces MDKQPSISLPQYFARIDYQGATDSTLDVLHALTRAHTQTIPFENLDVYLKKPIQLETEALFNKLVLAQRGGYCFEQNGLFLQVLRQLGFNARPLAARVRLRVADRSIMPARTHLFIAVELDKQQWITDVGVGGYSLTQALLWQENLEQDTPHDRRRIVRDGNRWFHQVWVGDHWQDIYEFWGEEMPLSDQKVASWYTSTYPESSFTKQIMAARASPDGGRVSLLDGELKRRYPDGRVTARQITPDELQSVLLEQFSIHWPEN; encoded by the coding sequence ATGGACAAACAACCTTCTATTTCCCTACCACAGTATTTTGCGCGTATTGATTATCAAGGAGCGACAGACAGTACGCTAGATGTGCTACATGCGCTCACACGAGCACATACGCAAACCATTCCGTTTGAGAATTTGGATGTTTATCTGAAAAAACCTATTCAGCTGGAAACAGAAGCGTTGTTCAACAAATTGGTGTTGGCACAGCGGGGTGGCTACTGCTTTGAACAAAATGGTCTATTTTTACAAGTATTGCGCCAACTGGGCTTTAATGCGCGCCCCTTGGCAGCGCGGGTACGGCTGCGAGTGGCTGATCGCTCAATAATGCCGGCACGTACCCATCTATTTATTGCGGTTGAATTGGACAAACAGCAATGGATTACAGATGTTGGCGTAGGCGGATATTCACTGACACAGGCGTTATTGTGGCAAGAAAATTTGGAACAAGACACACCACATGATCGCCGCCGCATCGTGCGTGACGGCAATCGCTGGTTTCATCAGGTTTGGGTCGGTGATCATTGGCAGGATATCTATGAATTTTGGGGTGAAGAAATGCCACTTAGCGATCAAAAAGTCGCCAGCTGGTACACCAGCACCTATCCCGAATCAAGTTTCACCAAGCAGATCATGGCCGCTCGCGCCTCGCCGGATGGTGGTCGCGTTTCATTGCTGGATGGAGAACTCAAACGACGCTACCCGGATGGCCGTGTCACTGCCCGTCAAATTACCCCGGATGAATTACAGTCTGTCTTGCTGGAACAATTTTCTATTCACTGGCCGGAAAATTGA
- a CDS encoding DNA polymerase IV: MKNRRIAHLDMDAFYASVELLRYPELRGLPVVIGGRAIRQPVIQPNGQRAYAYLHEYSGRGVVTTSTYEARAYGIFSAMGIMQAAKLAPDAILLPADFVAYRHYSRLFKQAVATLAPRIEDRGIDEIYIDLSHHADETVMLASQIKQAVQQATGLTCSIGVAPNKLLAKISSDLDKPNGLTILKQTDIPERIWPLPVHKINGIGPKTQAKLADLRIHTIGELAAAELGLLQTHFGPRHALQLQQAAHGHDDRPVLTEQTPKSISRETTFARDLHVRTDRQKLSEIFTALCARVAEDLQHKGYAGRTIGIKLRYENFQTVTRDHTLHSPTADAAIIRQTASSCLRRVSLQQKLRLLGVRTSNLTRIDELAEVHHPVQRELFSPKVNQC; encoded by the coding sequence ATGAAAAATCGTCGTATTGCGCATCTGGATATGGATGCTTTTTATGCTTCTGTTGAGCTGTTACGCTACCCAGAATTGCGTGGCTTGCCCGTTGTAATCGGCGGCCGTGCTATTCGACAACCTGTTATACAACCTAATGGACAACGTGCCTACGCTTACCTTCACGAATACAGTGGACGTGGCGTAGTTACAACCTCTACCTACGAAGCACGCGCATACGGCATCTTCTCAGCAATGGGCATTATGCAAGCGGCCAAATTAGCACCCGATGCCATATTGCTACCGGCTGATTTCGTCGCCTATCGACATTATTCACGCTTATTTAAACAAGCTGTTGCTACACTTGCTCCTCGGATAGAAGATCGCGGTATTGATGAAATTTATATCGACTTGAGCCACCATGCCGATGAAACCGTTATGCTGGCATCACAGATCAAACAAGCAGTACAGCAGGCAACAGGATTAACTTGCTCAATCGGTGTGGCGCCCAATAAATTACTGGCAAAAATCAGTTCAGATCTTGATAAACCAAATGGCCTGACAATTCTCAAGCAGACAGATATTCCAGAACGAATCTGGCCTCTGCCTGTACACAAAATCAATGGCATTGGCCCAAAAACACAAGCGAAACTAGCTGATTTACGTATTCATACTATTGGCGAACTAGCAGCCGCTGAACTTGGTTTGTTGCAAACCCATTTCGGGCCACGTCATGCACTTCAACTGCAGCAAGCTGCACATGGCCATGATGATCGACCAGTTCTCACTGAACAAACACCTAAATCAATTAGTCGCGAAACCACCTTCGCACGAGATCTGCATGTGCGAACAGATCGACAAAAATTATCAGAAATTTTTACAGCGCTATGCGCGCGCGTTGCTGAAGATTTGCAGCACAAAGGTTATGCTGGCCGAACCATCGGCATCAAATTGCGCTACGAAAATTTTCAAACAGTTACACGTGACCACACTCTACATTCTCCCACTGCAGATGCTGCCATCATTCGACAAACTGCTAGTAGCTGTTTGCGACGCGTTTCGCTTCAACAAAAACTGCGTTTGCTTGGTGTGCGCACCAGCAATCTAACACGTATCGATGAATTGGCCGAAGTACACCATCCTGTTCAAAGAGAACTTTTTTCGCCTAAAGTAAACCAGTGTTGA
- a CDS encoding IS5 family transposase ISStma16 gives MKNTDTADQKGYDAGKKVSGIKRHIAVDTLGLPHAIAVTTAEVTDRNGALQALKRCRSSLGQVQGLLCDGGYTGAPFAESMQEILGKPVTVQIAKRSKLHTFKVMPRRWIVERSFAWLEKCRRLWKNCERKLDTSLQLIHLAFLALLLRRS, from the coding sequence GTGAAGAATACAGACACGGCTGACCAGAAAGGCTATGACGCCGGCAAGAAGGTGTCGGGCATCAAGCGCCATATCGCTGTTGATACCTTGGGGTTGCCGCACGCCATTGCAGTGACGACAGCGGAAGTGACTGACCGTAACGGTGCATTGCAGGCCTTGAAGCGTTGCAGATCGAGTTTGGGGCAAGTACAAGGTTTGCTGTGTGACGGTGGCTATACTGGAGCACCATTTGCCGAAAGTATGCAAGAAATTCTGGGCAAACCTGTCACCGTGCAGATCGCCAAACGCAGCAAACTGCATACCTTCAAGGTTATGCCCAGGCGCTGGATAGTGGAACGTAGTTTCGCCTGGCTGGAAAAGTGCCGAAGATTATGGAAAAACTGCGAACGTAAACTTGATACCAGCTTGCAGCTCATTCATTTGGCTTTCTTGGCACTATTACTCAGAAGATCGTAA
- a CDS encoding 4,5-DOPA dioxygenase extradiol, producing the protein MNQRMPAIFIGHGNPMNAIQDTVWSRAWIELGKRLPRPRAILSISAHWYVPKTAATAMTMPRTLHDFSGFPQALFDITYPAPGDPALVERLQTLLVPDSLHADLAWGLDHGTWSVLHHIFPDADIPVVQLSINQTKSPTFHYELGQRLSPLREEGILLLGSGNVVHNLQTYAWQATAPVSPLDWATRFETTVCELISSGDYTQLVNYSSLGQDAKLAVPTPEHYLPLLYILGASNMNEAIKFPIKGITGGSISMLAVEIN; encoded by the coding sequence ATGAATCAACGTATGCCAGCCATTTTTATCGGCCATGGCAACCCCATGAATGCTATTCAAGATACTGTCTGGTCGCGCGCCTGGATTGAGCTTGGGAAACGGTTACCGCGACCGCGCGCTATTTTATCGATATCAGCCCATTGGTATGTACCGAAAACCGCTGCAACAGCCATGACTATGCCACGCACTCTCCATGATTTTTCCGGATTTCCACAAGCGTTATTCGATATCACTTATCCTGCGCCTGGCGATCCAGCACTGGTTGAACGATTACAGACATTGCTAGTACCTGATTCCCTACATGCTGATTTAGCTTGGGGATTGGATCACGGCACATGGTCAGTGCTACATCACATTTTTCCTGATGCTGATATTCCAGTCGTGCAATTAAGTATTAATCAAACTAAATCGCCCACTTTCCATTACGAACTGGGTCAGCGCTTAAGCCCTCTACGTGAAGAAGGCATCTTGCTGCTTGGCAGTGGTAACGTAGTGCATAATCTGCAAACCTACGCCTGGCAAGCAACAGCACCAGTATCACCACTTGACTGGGCCACGCGCTTTGAAACTACTGTTTGTGAATTGATTTCGAGCGGTGACTATACGCAACTAGTGAATTATTCTTCACTGGGTCAAGATGCTAAACTGGCTGTGCCTACACCGGAACACTATCTGCCACTGCTATACATATTAGGAGCCAGTAATATGAATGAAGCTATAAAATTTCCAATTAAAGGAATAACAGGCGGTTCGATATCCATGCTGGCTGTAGAAATAAACTGA
- a CDS encoding IS5 family transposase ISStma16, which produces MKNTDTADQKGYDAGKKVSGIKRHIAVDTLGLPHAIAVTTAEVTDRNGALQALKRCRSSLGQVQGLLCDGGYTGAPFAESVQEILGKPVTVQIAKRSKLHTFKVMPRRWIVERSFAWLEKCRRLWKNCERKLDTSLQLIHLAFLALLLRRS; this is translated from the coding sequence GTGAAGAATACAGACACGGCTGACCAGAAAGGCTATGACGCCGGCAAGAAGGTGTCGGGCATCAAGCGCCATATCGCTGTTGATACCTTGGGGTTGCCGCACGCCATTGCAGTGACGACAGCGGAAGTGACTGACCGTAACGGTGCATTGCAGGCCTTGAAGCGTTGCAGATCGAGTTTGGGACAAGTGCAAGGTTTGCTGTGTGACGGTGGCTATACTGGAGCACCATTTGCCGAAAGTGTGCAAGAAATTCTGGGCAAACCTGTCACCGTGCAGATCGCCAAACGCAGCAAACTGCATACCTTCAAGGTTATGCCCAGGCGCTGGATAGTGGAACGTAGTTTCGCCTGGCTGGAAAAGTGCCGAAGATTATGGAAAAACTGCGAACGTAAACTTGATACCAGCTTGCAGCTCATTCATTTGGCTTTCTTGGCACTATTACTCAGAAGATCGTAA